In Candidatus Methylomirabilota bacterium, one genomic interval encodes:
- a CDS encoding MFS transporter, with the protein SNLLMMTAVGLLISAPLFGWVSDRWMGLRRPPLIASTALYAAIWALIALPPTPVALRWLAPLCFLLGFASGGVSLVFACIREVNDPRHVGVALGCQNLPVFLGFALMQWLTGVLLDANWTGTLVAGSRVYPLAAYRVAFTLCFAVAFASFVAACLTTETRCRNVWAQAHPHA; encoded by the coding sequence CCTCCAACCTGCTCATGATGACGGCTGTCGGGCTCCTTATCAGCGCGCCCTTGTTTGGCTGGGTGTCCGATCGATGGATGGGACTGAGGCGCCCGCCGCTGATCGCGTCGACGGCCCTCTACGCCGCCATATGGGCGCTGATCGCGCTCCCGCCCACGCCGGTAGCGCTCCGCTGGCTCGCTCCGCTCTGCTTCCTCCTGGGCTTCGCCTCGGGAGGCGTCTCGCTCGTCTTCGCCTGCATCCGCGAGGTCAACGATCCGCGCCACGTGGGTGTGGCGCTGGGCTGCCAGAACCTGCCGGTTTTCCTGGGCTTCGCCCTCATGCAGTGGCTCACCGGCGTGCTCCTCGACGCGAACTGGACGGGCACCTTGGTCGCGGGGAGCCGCGTCTACCCGCTTGCGGCCTACCGCGTCGCCTTTACGCTCTGCTTCGCCGTCGCCTTCGCCTCCTTCGTGGCGGCCTGCCTGACGACCGAAACGCGCTGCCGCAATGTCTGGGCGCAGGCTCACCCTCACGCCTGA